In a genomic window of Saccharothrix sp. HUAS TT1:
- a CDS encoding alpha-ketoglutarate-dependent dioxygenase AlkB, which translates to MLGPVQVSLFDDGAEAPALRPLSGLRRTALGDGAWVDVLPGWLTGADAVFRRLVAEVPWRAERRQMYERVVDVPRLLRFYDETTPLPDPVLTRARAELSAWYADELGEPFRTAGLCYYRDGRDSVAWHGDTIGRGSTEDTMVAIVSVGTPRALALRPRGGGTTLRYALGHGDLIVMGGSCQRTWEHAVPKAAKAVGPRISIQFRPRGVR; encoded by the coding sequence ATGCTCGGGCCCGTGCAGGTGTCGCTGTTCGACGACGGGGCCGAGGCGCCCGCGCTGCGCCCGCTGAGCGGCCTGCGGCGAACCGCCCTGGGGGACGGCGCGTGGGTCGACGTGCTCCCCGGCTGGCTGACCGGCGCGGACGCGGTGTTCCGCCGCCTGGTCGCCGAGGTCCCCTGGCGCGCCGAGCGCAGGCAGATGTACGAGCGCGTGGTCGACGTCCCGCGCCTGCTCCGCTTCTACGACGAGACCACGCCGCTGCCGGACCCGGTGCTGACGCGCGCCCGGGCCGAGCTGAGCGCCTGGTACGCCGACGAGCTCGGCGAGCCGTTCCGCACCGCCGGCCTCTGCTACTACCGCGACGGCCGGGACTCCGTCGCCTGGCACGGTGACACGATCGGGCGAGGTTCGACCGAGGACACGATGGTGGCGATCGTGTCGGTGGGCACGCCCCGCGCGCTGGCGCTGCGACCCCGAGGTGGTGGCACGACCCTGCGGTACGCGCTCGGCCACGGCGACCTGATCGTCATGGGCGGGTCGTGCCAGCGGACGTGGGAGCACGCCGTGCCCAAGGCGGCGAAGGCGGTCGGTCCGCGCATCAGCATCCAGTTCCGGCCGCGCGGCGTCCGCTGA
- a CDS encoding ATP-grasp domain-containing protein translates to MMLLVPADPLRATRPDPHFAPEAAAAREAGHPVAVVDHDALARGEADRAVAKAPAGEDVVYRGWMLRSEHYAAFAEALGRRGAVLRTSPDQYRTAHELPGWYDDFKDLTPESAWTDGFDRDGFERARERLGAGPAVLRDFTKSVKHHWHEAAYIPDLADADASWAVARRFTELRDDDATGGFVLRRFEPFTSAEVRTWWVDGACALVGPHPDTPDDVVDAPDVTAIGPLVRRLRFVTVDLARRADGAWRVVELGDGQVSDRPRTTAPETMIRIIEQARFPLVTDGYSDVMGIDDKFDAKADELKGKVKETTGRATDDRDLEAEGRGDQVKGNLKQAAEKVKDAFRK, encoded by the coding sequence ATGATGCTGCTGGTGCCGGCGGACCCGCTCCGCGCCACCCGACCGGACCCCCACTTCGCGCCCGAGGCCGCCGCCGCCCGGGAGGCCGGGCACCCGGTCGCGGTGGTCGACCACGACGCCCTGGCCCGGGGCGAGGCCGACCGCGCGGTCGCCAAGGCCCCTGCCGGCGAGGACGTCGTCTACCGGGGGTGGATGCTGCGCTCCGAGCACTACGCCGCGTTCGCCGAAGCCCTCGGGCGGCGCGGCGCCGTGCTGCGGACCAGCCCCGACCAGTACCGGACCGCGCACGAACTGCCGGGCTGGTACGACGACTTCAAGGACCTGACGCCGGAGTCCGCCTGGACCGACGGCTTCGACCGGGACGGCTTCGAGCGGGCCCGCGAACGCCTCGGCGCCGGACCAGCCGTGCTGCGCGACTTCACCAAGTCGGTGAAGCACCACTGGCACGAAGCCGCCTACATCCCCGACCTGGCCGACGCCGACGCGTCCTGGGCCGTCGCCCGCCGCTTCACCGAGCTGAGGGACGACGACGCGACCGGCGGCTTCGTGCTGCGCCGCTTCGAGCCGTTCACCTCCGCCGAGGTCCGCACGTGGTGGGTGGACGGCGCGTGCGCGCTCGTCGGACCGCACCCCGACACCCCCGACGACGTCGTCGACGCGCCGGACGTCACCGCGATCGGCCCGCTGGTGCGGCGCCTGCGGTTCGTCACCGTCGACCTGGCCCGGCGCGCGGACGGCGCGTGGCGGGTGGTGGAGCTGGGCGACGGGCAGGTGAGCGACCGGCCGCGGACCACCGCTCCCGAAACCATGATCCGGATCATCGAGCAGGCGCGTTTTCCGCTGGTCACCGACGGGTACTCGGACGTCATGGGCATTGACGACAAGTTCGACGCCAAGGCGGACGAGCTCAAGGGCAAGGTCAAGGAGACGACCGGTCGCGCCACCGACGACCGGGACCTGGAGGCCGAGGGCAGGGGCGATCAGGTGAAGGGCAACCTCAAGCAGGCTGCCGAGAAGGTCAAGGACGCGTTCCGCAAGTGA
- a CDS encoding alpha/beta hydrolase: protein MMRRLTATGAALAVVGALGLSGGAASATSAPAASAPPVFADGHGLTVVSQPAWVDDNGRTFVFTVRTAQVPAYSVMAGQVSGEHVVMVTLPEGYDQDAATRYPVQYHLHGHPDRPNTVANQRLFEETTAGVPLITVAPNGSGRGWYSNWVNPPAALGPQNWETFHLDQVVPFVDANLRTIPTRDGRAISGHSMGGFGALHYAEHRPELFGYVGSFSGGLDLLSQELRATVVATTQLPGSGTPTVPIDAIFGPPIWPLDGVWNRESPAQHVGPLRGMGVALYTGNGGDLTVDPVQAVVENRAWATNLVTRDHLVAAGIPHTFVDYGDGSGWAEGCTGKHAQLPCLLADMDHFVGLLMAGLTHP, encoded by the coding sequence ATGATGCGACGACTGACCGCCACCGGGGCCGCGCTGGCCGTGGTCGGTGCGCTCGGGCTGTCCGGCGGGGCCGCGTCGGCGACGAGCGCACCGGCGGCGAGCGCGCCGCCGGTGTTCGCCGACGGGCACGGGCTGACCGTGGTGAGCCAGCCCGCGTGGGTGGACGACAACGGGCGCACGTTCGTGTTCACCGTGCGCACCGCCCAGGTGCCCGCGTACTCCGTGATGGCGGGCCAGGTCTCCGGCGAGCACGTGGTGATGGTGACCCTGCCGGAGGGCTACGACCAGGACGCCGCCACCCGCTACCCGGTGCAGTACCACCTGCACGGCCACCCGGACCGGCCGAACACGGTCGCGAACCAGCGGCTGTTCGAGGAGACCACGGCGGGCGTGCCGCTGATCACGGTGGCGCCCAACGGCTCCGGCCGGGGCTGGTACTCGAACTGGGTGAACCCGCCCGCCGCGCTCGGCCCGCAGAACTGGGAGACCTTCCACCTGGACCAGGTGGTCCCGTTCGTGGACGCGAACCTGCGCACGATCCCGACCAGGGACGGCCGGGCGATCTCCGGCCACTCGATGGGCGGCTTCGGCGCGCTGCACTACGCCGAGCACCGGCCGGAGCTGTTCGGCTACGTCGGCTCCTTCTCCGGCGGGCTGGACCTGCTGAGCCAGGAGCTGCGGGCGACGGTCGTCGCCACCACGCAGCTGCCCGGCAGCGGCACGCCGACGGTCCCGATCGACGCGATCTTCGGTCCGCCGATCTGGCCGCTGGACGGCGTGTGGAACCGGGAGAGCCCGGCCCAGCACGTCGGCCCGCTGCGCGGCATGGGCGTCGCCCTCTACACCGGCAACGGCGGCGACCTCACCGTGGACCCGGTCCAGGCCGTGGTGGAGAACCGGGCCTGGGCGACGAACCTCGTCACCCGGGACCACCTGGTGGCGGCGGGCATCCCGCACACGTTCGTCGACTACGGCGACGGCAGCGGTTGGGCGGAGGGCTGCACCGGCAAGCACGCGCAACTGCCCTGCCTGCTGGCGGACATGGACCACTTCGTGGGTCTGCTGATGGCCGGCCTCACCCACCCGTAA
- a CDS encoding WXG100 family type VII secretion target, translating to MGSDTRPLSALDSAGAGFLTPMISFLEEPLGRLRGDPGSVASGAGEFAAAGRDATSVADEYRSSAAAETGGWSGQSATDYLKAGTELADGILSIAETSLTSAKALIAAGEVVAKTVAAVTALITEVVARIAPIITEAIAAAPATFGQSLAVAIPQCVQIAADYGGRIAAKLAELLTSGENLIKLVEGALGVLKVVKEVLSFIGEQARGSGTAPGPGKPADEPAGSA from the coding sequence ATGGGCTCGGACACCCGGCCGTTGTCGGCCCTGGACAGCGCGGGCGCGGGGTTCCTCACCCCGATGATCTCGTTCCTGGAGGAGCCGCTGGGCCGACTGCGCGGCGACCCCGGGTCGGTCGCGTCCGGCGCGGGCGAGTTCGCCGCCGCCGGCCGGGACGCGACGTCGGTGGCCGACGAGTACCGCTCGTCCGCGGCGGCCGAGACCGGCGGGTGGTCCGGGCAGTCCGCGACGGACTACCTCAAGGCGGGCACCGAGCTGGCCGACGGCATCCTCTCGATCGCCGAGACGTCGCTGACGTCGGCCAAGGCGCTCATCGCGGCCGGCGAGGTCGTCGCCAAGACCGTCGCCGCCGTCACCGCGCTGATCACCGAGGTGGTCGCCAGGATCGCGCCGATCATCACCGAGGCGATCGCCGCGGCGCCGGCCACGTTCGGCCAGAGCCTCGCGGTGGCGATCCCGCAGTGCGTGCAGATCGCCGCCGACTACGGCGGTCGGATCGCGGCCAAGCTGGCCGAGCTGCTGACCAGCGGCGAGAACCTGATCAAGCTGGTCGAGGGCGCGCTCGGCGTGCTGAAGGTCGTCAAGGAGGTGCTGTCGTTCATCGGCGAGCAGGCCCGGGGGAGCGGCACGGCGCCGGGACCGGGGAAGCCCGCCGACGAGCCGGCGGGCAGCGCATGA
- a CDS encoding WXG100 family type VII secretion target, with translation MTGQGAFAVDPEQLRAHAGRVAAHADRLAGTGTRLPGALGEQSLGSFAGFLTAGLGGAMATTLDAFGHAAAVVDQVGAGLRRSAEHYERTDDDHATGLTGIGATAEGSTRWPRP, from the coding sequence ATGACCGGGCAGGGCGCCTTCGCCGTCGACCCCGAGCAGCTGCGCGCGCACGCCGGCCGGGTGGCGGCCCACGCCGACCGCCTCGCCGGGACGGGGACGCGGCTGCCGGGCGCGCTCGGCGAGCAGTCGCTCGGCTCGTTCGCCGGTTTCCTCACCGCCGGGCTCGGCGGCGCGATGGCCACGACGCTGGACGCGTTCGGCCACGCCGCCGCGGTGGTCGACCAGGTCGGCGCCGGCCTGCGGCGGTCGGCCGAGCACTACGAGCGCACCGACGACGACCACGCCACCGGGCTGACCGGCATCGGGGCGACCGCGGAAGGGAGCACCCGGTGGCCACGACCCTGA
- a CDS encoding YbaB/EbfC family nucleoid-associated protein, with protein MDPAQWLADYRERLERAAHGARAASASLREVGATATSPRGEVSVTVNAGGLLDQVTLTPAARRLEADALAVLIVATARDAQRLAGARMAEVMSDYLGEGEALSRITEHLPAEVGR; from the coding sequence ATGGACCCGGCGCAGTGGCTGGCGGACTACCGGGAGCGCCTTGAACGGGCGGCGCACGGCGCGCGCGCCGCGAGTGCGAGCCTGCGCGAGGTCGGCGCGACCGCGACGTCGCCGCGGGGCGAGGTGAGCGTGACCGTGAACGCCGGGGGGCTGCTCGACCAGGTCACGCTCACCCCGGCCGCCCGCAGGCTGGAGGCGGACGCGCTGGCCGTGCTCATCGTCGCCACCGCGCGCGACGCGCAGCGGCTGGCCGGCGCGCGGATGGCTGAGGTGATGTCGGACTACCTGGGCGAGGGCGAGGCGTTGTCCCGGATCACCGAGCACCTGCCCGCGGAGGTCGGTCGATGA
- a CDS encoding ESX secretion-associated protein EspG, translated as MTATIDSGVDFTPVELDLLATHAGARLPFPLRTQVFGAVARERDALLAEAAHGLRARGLATGDGPVGVAQELVTALREHRASVDLVVIGGVVTGAVAVVHQDRAVVCRQTSGAGWGSAVRVVAVPADDLAGELTALVPDVRAAVTMPITLPPGAVDGALDLTGDEPDTRRQARELVRACGGDPGAVDRLVELFPAVTGRGQLGVVRRSGAAVTRLREVSWLDSARGRVRVDRGDGGWVSVNPLRHGDLVRLIGEVAEVARA; from the coding sequence GTGACCGCCACGATCGACAGCGGGGTCGACTTCACGCCAGTCGAGCTGGACCTGCTGGCCACCCACGCCGGCGCGCGCCTGCCGTTCCCGCTGCGGACGCAGGTGTTCGGCGCGGTCGCCCGGGAGCGGGACGCGCTGCTCGCCGAGGCCGCGCACGGGCTGCGCGCCCGCGGCCTGGCCACCGGCGACGGCCCGGTCGGGGTGGCGCAGGAGCTGGTCACCGCGCTGCGGGAGCACCGGGCCTCGGTCGACCTGGTGGTGATCGGCGGGGTGGTCACCGGCGCGGTGGCCGTGGTCCACCAGGACCGCGCGGTGGTGTGCCGGCAGACGTCGGGCGCCGGGTGGGGGAGCGCGGTCCGGGTCGTCGCCGTCCCGGCCGACGACCTGGCCGGCGAGCTGACCGCCCTGGTCCCGGACGTCCGGGCCGCGGTGACCATGCCGATCACGCTGCCACCGGGCGCGGTCGACGGCGCCCTGGACCTGACCGGCGACGAGCCGGACACCCGGCGGCAGGCGCGCGAACTGGTGCGCGCGTGCGGCGGCGACCCGGGGGCGGTGGACCGGCTCGTCGAGCTGTTCCCCGCGGTGACCGGCCGGGGCCAGCTCGGCGTCGTCCGCCGGTCCGGCGCCGCCGTCACCCGGTTGCGCGAGGTGTCCTGGCTGGACAGCGCGCGGGGCAGGGTGCGGGTGGATCGCGGGGACGGCGGCTGGGTGAGCGTGAACCCGTTGCGGCACGGCGATCTCGTCCGGCTCATCGGCGAGGTCGCGGAGGTCGCCCGCGCCTGA
- a CDS encoding helix-turn-helix domain-containing protein encodes MTSRFGALLRQRRQRAGWSQDDLAERAGLGVRTVRDLEAGKRGNPQVRTVRLLADTLPLSEVERAELFAAAGHTEPSATGPTGTGSTGTRPFDTGPTDTPPGHAQPFTVLPPDARPTSEDVTGPATRPPGADPLAEAADALAHAVHARWLREEEHQQVHDPVPLPVRWRPAPASLRDSWANVRVAKPGETARPLDLGGRLDRIVEVYRRVPSRRLVVLGRAGAGKTILTTRFVLDLLGARAPADPVPVIFGLGSWNPVRTELRDWLAEQLVRDHPGLAAPGPGGSSLAAALVDAHRVLPVLDGFDEVAGGLHRAALAALNATTLPLLVTSRVAEYRAAVEATGVLRAAGAVELVDLTGADLADYLPRTTGTTGRSGNPWQPVLDQVLAHPDGVLAAVLTTPLMVALARRIYSDAPGHDPAELLDAARFDAVEAVEQHLLAGFVPAVYQERRGAGGYDVEHVRRWLGHLADHLTRLGTHNLAWWQLGTSLPRRARALVVALAISACLTVADVVVEGVLIQAVTVELVALGVVIGLLAGVSFGLAHWHLARVQPLQPVRFRLRLGFGGGPGSRWPRVRSRARMGLLFGVLVGCAYGLVVQLAALVITGVGKPPLMVLIDLGVFTAVFGSGAMLAFGLIAAVESPLDLRSAASPAGLLRANRRTVLVQMALFMPMFAAFVAATTWLIVLAWTSLPLEAWSGITMVWSGLSGFVLGLVGALGGTIGYVLGMTAWGQWVVFARFWLPLTGRLPWVVEGFLDDAYRRGVLRRVGAVYQFRHARLQDHLTESYRTGR; translated from the coding sequence GTGACGAGCCGGTTCGGCGCTTTACTGCGGCAGCGGCGGCAGCGGGCCGGGTGGAGCCAGGACGACCTGGCCGAACGCGCCGGGCTCGGCGTGCGGACCGTCCGCGACCTGGAGGCGGGCAAGCGGGGCAACCCGCAGGTGCGCACCGTGCGGCTGCTGGCCGACACGTTGCCGCTGTCCGAGGTCGAGCGCGCCGAGCTGTTCGCCGCCGCCGGTCACACCGAGCCCTCCGCCACCGGACCTACCGGCACCGGGTCGACCGGCACCCGACCGTTCGACACCGGGCCGACCGATACCCCACCGGGTCACGCCCAGCCGTTCACGGTGCTGCCGCCGGACGCGAGGCCGACCAGCGAGGACGTCACCGGACCCGCGACCCGGCCACCCGGCGCGGACCCGCTCGCCGAGGCGGCCGACGCGCTGGCGCACGCGGTGCACGCCCGCTGGCTCCGCGAGGAGGAGCACCAGCAGGTCCACGACCCGGTGCCGCTACCCGTCCGCTGGCGACCCGCACCCGCCTCCCTGCGCGACAGCTGGGCCAACGTCCGGGTGGCGAAGCCCGGCGAGACCGCGCGCCCGCTCGACCTGGGCGGTCGGCTCGACCGGATCGTGGAGGTCTACCGGCGCGTCCCGTCGCGCCGGCTGGTGGTGCTCGGCCGGGCCGGCGCGGGCAAGACGATCCTGACCACGCGGTTCGTCCTCGACCTGCTGGGCGCCAGGGCGCCGGCCGACCCGGTCCCGGTGATCTTCGGCCTCGGCTCGTGGAACCCGGTCCGCACCGAGCTGCGGGACTGGCTGGCCGAGCAGCTGGTGCGCGACCACCCCGGCCTCGCCGCGCCGGGCCCCGGCGGCTCGTCGCTGGCCGCCGCGCTGGTGGACGCCCACCGCGTGCTGCCGGTGCTGGACGGCTTCGACGAGGTCGCGGGCGGCCTGCACCGGGCGGCGCTGGCCGCGTTGAACGCCACCACGCTGCCGCTGCTGGTGACCAGCCGGGTCGCCGAGTACCGGGCCGCGGTCGAGGCGACCGGCGTGCTCCGGGCGGCGGGCGCGGTGGAGCTGGTCGACCTCACCGGCGCCGACCTGGCCGACTACCTGCCGCGCACCACCGGGACGACGGGCCGGTCCGGCAACCCCTGGCAACCGGTGCTCGACCAGGTGCTGGCGCACCCCGACGGCGTGCTCGCGGCCGTGCTCACCACGCCGCTGATGGTCGCCCTGGCCCGCCGGATCTACAGCGACGCGCCGGGCCACGACCCGGCGGAACTGCTGGACGCCGCCCGGTTCGACGCGGTGGAGGCGGTCGAGCAGCACCTGCTCGCCGGTTTCGTGCCCGCCGTCTACCAGGAGCGCCGGGGCGCGGGCGGGTACGACGTCGAGCACGTCCGGCGCTGGCTCGGCCACCTCGCCGACCACCTGACCCGGTTGGGCACGCACAACCTGGCCTGGTGGCAGCTCGGCACGTCGCTCCCGCGCCGCGCCAGGGCGCTGGTCGTCGCCCTCGCGATCAGCGCCTGCCTGACCGTGGCCGACGTGGTGGTCGAGGGCGTCCTGATCCAGGCGGTGACGGTGGAGCTGGTGGCGCTCGGCGTCGTGATCGGGTTGCTCGCCGGAGTGTCGTTCGGGTTGGCGCACTGGCACCTCGCCCGCGTCCAACCGCTGCAACCGGTCCGGTTCCGGCTGCGGTTGGGGTTCGGCGGCGGACCGGGGTCGAGGTGGCCGCGGGTGCGGTCGAGGGCGCGGATGGGGCTGCTGTTCGGCGTCCTGGTCGGGTGCGCCTACGGGCTGGTCGTGCAGCTGGCGGCGCTGGTCATCACCGGCGTCGGCAAGCCGCCGCTGATGGTGCTCATCGACCTCGGCGTGTTCACCGCGGTGTTCGGCTCCGGCGCCATGCTCGCCTTCGGGCTGATCGCCGCGGTCGAGTCGCCGCTGGACCTCCGGTCGGCCGCCAGCCCGGCCGGGCTGCTCCGGGCGAACCGCCGGACCGTGCTGGTCCAGATGGCGTTGTTCATGCCGATGTTCGCCGCCTTCGTCGCGGCCACGACCTGGCTCATCGTCCTGGCGTGGACGTCGTTGCCGCTGGAGGCGTGGTCGGGGATCACGATGGTGTGGAGCGGGCTGTCCGGGTTCGTGCTCGGGCTCGTCGGCGCGCTCGGCGGGACGATCGGCTACGTGCTCGGCATGACCGCGTGGGGCCAGTGGGTGGTGTTCGCCCGGTTCTGGCTGCCGCTGACCGGCCGGCTGCCGTGGGTCGTGGAGGGGTTCCTCGACGACGCGTACCGGCGTGGCGTGCTGCGCCGGGTCGGTGCGGTCTACCAGTTCCGCCACGCCCGCCTCCAGGACCACCTGACCGAGAGCTACCGCACCGGCCGCTGA
- a CDS encoding winged helix-turn-helix transcriptional regulator yields the protein MLRRTYDDQVCSIARALEVVGERWTLLIVRDALSGVTRFDGFLNRMPIARNVLSDRLNGLVEYGVLERVQYQDRPPRHEYLLTTKGRDLTPVVLALMAWGDRHLPTPTGPPIVAEHAGCGGSVGTLMICDCCEQRVDPSKVVRRPGGAARPPG from the coding sequence ATGCTCCGACGCACTTACGACGACCAGGTCTGCTCGATCGCTCGGGCGCTGGAGGTCGTCGGCGAGCGCTGGACCCTGCTGATCGTGCGGGACGCCCTTTCGGGGGTCACCCGGTTCGACGGTTTCCTCAACCGGATGCCGATCGCGCGCAACGTGCTCAGCGACCGCCTCAACGGTCTGGTCGAGTACGGCGTGCTGGAGCGCGTGCAGTACCAGGACCGCCCGCCGCGTCACGAGTACCTGCTGACCACCAAGGGGCGTGACCTGACGCCGGTCGTCCTCGCCCTCATGGCGTGGGGCGACCGGCACCTGCCGACGCCGACCGGCCCGCCGATCGTCGCCGAGCACGCGGGCTGCGGCGGGAGCGTCGGCACCCTGATGATCTGCGACTGCTGCGAGCAGCGGGTGGACCCGAGCAAGGTCGTCAGGCGACCGGGGGGCGCGGCCCGGCCACCGGGGTGA
- a CDS encoding AI-2E family transporter, with protein sequence MSAGDRRWADRGEAIGHGVTWMARWSTRLALVAIGFVLLWMLIARLWVVVMPVLLGLLITTVLWPPARWLRSRGLPPALAATIVLLAGLGVLGGVVALISTSIASGVPEIADSATRALEQALNWVSGPPFNLRGSQLDQVVQQGIDQLQSSVGSIANGLLTGVGTVTSGIVTGILALLLAFLFVKDGPRFTPWLRGVIGERAGGHVTVVLDRIWTTLGDFIRTQAIVSLVDAVLIGLGLVVLGVPLAVPLAALTFLGGFVPIVGAFVAGALAVLVALVSNGVTTAVIMLVIVVVVQQVEGNVLQPVLQSRSLRLHAAVVLLAVTAGSTLYGIAGAFLAVPVVATVAVVLRYLGEVIDGRVGSSLEVRGEPGAKKEPGAD encoded by the coding sequence GTGAGCGCAGGAGACCGCCGCTGGGCCGACCGAGGCGAGGCCATCGGCCACGGGGTGACCTGGATGGCGCGGTGGAGCACGCGGCTGGCGCTGGTCGCGATCGGCTTCGTGCTGCTGTGGATGCTCATCGCCAGGCTCTGGGTCGTGGTGATGCCGGTCCTGCTCGGCCTGCTGATCACGACCGTGCTGTGGCCGCCCGCCCGCTGGCTGCGCTCGCGCGGCCTGCCACCCGCCCTGGCCGCGACGATCGTGCTGCTGGCCGGGCTGGGCGTGCTGGGCGGCGTGGTCGCCCTCATCTCCACGTCGATCGCCTCCGGCGTCCCGGAGATCGCCGACAGCGCCACCCGCGCCCTCGAACAGGCCCTCAACTGGGTGTCCGGCCCGCCGTTCAACCTCCGGGGCAGCCAGCTCGACCAGGTGGTGCAGCAGGGGATCGACCAGCTCCAGTCCAGCGTCGGCTCCATCGCGAACGGCCTGCTGACCGGGGTCGGCACGGTGACCTCCGGCATCGTCACCGGCATCCTCGCCCTGCTGCTGGCGTTCCTGTTCGTCAAGGACGGGCCGCGGTTCACGCCGTGGCTGCGCGGTGTGATCGGCGAGCGGGCCGGCGGGCACGTGACCGTCGTGCTGGACCGGATCTGGACGACGTTGGGCGACTTCATCCGCACGCAGGCGATCGTGAGCCTGGTGGACGCCGTGCTGATCGGCCTCGGCCTGGTCGTGCTGGGCGTGCCGCTGGCCGTTCCGCTGGCGGCGCTGACGTTCCTGGGCGGCTTCGTGCCGATCGTCGGCGCGTTCGTCGCGGGCGCGCTGGCCGTCCTCGTCGCGCTGGTCAGCAACGGCGTGACGACGGCGGTGATCATGCTGGTGATCGTCGTGGTGGTGCAGCAGGTCGAGGGGAACGTGCTGCAGCCGGTGCTCCAGTCGCGCAGCCTGCGCCTGCACGCGGCCGTCGTCCTGCTGGCGGTGACGGCGGGCAGCACCCTCTACGGCATCGCGGGCGCGTTCCTCGCCGTGCCGGTGGTGGCGACCGTCGCGGTCGTGCTGCGCTACCTGGGCGAGGTGATCGACGGTCGGGTCGGGTCCTCGCTGGAGGTCAGGGGAGAGCCGGGCGCCAAGAAAGAGCCGGGCGCCGACTGA
- a CDS encoding glutathione S-transferase family protein, protein MTTRITTDGQDGFPVVAGRYRLVAARACPWANRSIIVRRLLGLEDALSLGLPGPTHDARSWTFDLDPGGRDPVLGIERLQEAYFKRDPDYPRGITVPAIVDTTTGAVVTNDFAQITLDLSTQWREHHRDGAPDLLPQAHRDEVDEVNERVFTEVNNGVYRCGFAGSQEAYDDAHARLWTALDWLEERLTGRRYLVGDTITEADVRLFTTLVRFDPVYHGHFKCNRQKLSEMPALWAYARDLFQTPGFGDTVDFAQIKQHYYVVHKDINPSGIVPGGPDLAGWVTPHGREALGGRPFGDGAPPGPVREGERVDPAHTPLR, encoded by the coding sequence ATCACGACCCGGATCACGACCGACGGGCAGGACGGGTTCCCGGTGGTCGCGGGGCGGTACCGGCTGGTGGCGGCGCGGGCGTGCCCGTGGGCGAACCGGTCGATCATCGTGCGGCGGTTGCTCGGGTTGGAGGACGCCCTGTCGCTGGGGCTGCCCGGTCCGACGCACGACGCCCGGTCGTGGACGTTCGACCTCGATCCCGGCGGGCGGGACCCGGTGCTGGGCATCGAGCGGCTGCAGGAGGCGTACTTCAAGCGCGACCCCGACTACCCGCGCGGCATCACGGTGCCCGCGATCGTGGACACCACGACGGGCGCGGTGGTGACCAACGACTTCGCGCAGATCACGCTGGACCTGTCCACGCAGTGGCGCGAGCACCACCGCGACGGCGCGCCGGACCTGCTGCCGCAGGCGCACCGCGACGAGGTCGACGAGGTCAACGAGCGGGTCTTCACCGAGGTCAACAACGGCGTTTACCGGTGTGGTTTCGCGGGTTCGCAGGAAGCCTACGACGACGCCCACGCCCGGTTGTGGACGGCGTTGGACTGGTTGGAGGAGCGGTTGACCGGCCGGCGGTACCTGGTCGGCGACACGATCACCGAGGCCGACGTGCGGTTGTTCACCACGCTGGTCAGGTTCGACCCGGTCTACCACGGCCACTTCAAGTGCAACCGGCAGAAGCTGAGCGAGATGCCCGCGCTGTGGGCCTACGCCCGCGACCTGTTCCAGACGCCCGGGTTCGGCGACACGGTCGACTTCGCGCAGATCAAGCAGCACTACTACGTGGTGCACAAGGACATCAACCCGAGCGGGATCGTGCCCGGCGGTCCGGACCTGGCCGGGTGGGTCACGCCGCACGGCCGGGAAGCGCTGGGCGGACGGCCCTTCGGCGACGGCGCCCCGCCCGGCCCGGTCCGCGAGGGTGAACGAGTGGACCCGGCCCACACGCCGCTGCGCTGA